One genomic region from Pseudoalteromonas rubra encodes:
- a CDS encoding M1 family metallopeptidase, with amino-acid sequence MKLSALTFGLALAGLSHTALSAQAVDEHTYANLNDVISTHLHLDLDVDFADKQLEGFVEHTLAWQNKQARTLVLDTRDLEIDKVMYQGSNGKWYPAAFTLAQRDDVKGAKLTIRFKQQAKKARIYYNSLPQASGLQWLTPEQTASKSHPFMYSQSQAIHARSWIPVQDTPAMRVTYSARVNTPEDVRAVMSADNSGALIKDGDYWFDMPQAIPPYLIAIGAGNLEYKEMSHQTAIFAEPQILDASVAEFNDTQAMIDKTNVMYGEYAWGRYDLLMLPPSFPFGGMENPRLSFITPTVVAGDKSLVNLIAHELAHSWSGNLVTNATWEDLWLNEGFTSYVENRIMEEVFGRERAVMEQALDSARLRAVVKELSAPDTRLNLRLNGRDPDDAFSSIPYTKGQLFLIYLEEKFGRKVFDAFVKGYFDAYAFKSLTTAEFVQYIEKHLINKHPGIVSMDKVNEWIHAPGLPADAPNPTSDAFDKVDASTKAWLAGNSTLDSIPTASWTVHEWLHFINNLPRDLAEDKMVALDQAFGLTDSTNAELAFAWFMLAVGNGYEAIYPALDKHLSGIGRRKLIVRLYKSLVANGKRDWAYQVYQKARPGYHPLAQGTIDAIFAN; translated from the coding sequence ATGAAACTTTCTGCCCTAACCTTTGGTCTTGCTTTAGCAGGCCTGTCACACACCGCGCTGAGTGCTCAGGCGGTGGACGAACACACCTATGCCAACCTCAACGACGTGATCAGTACACACCTTCACCTGGATCTGGATGTCGACTTTGCAGACAAACAGCTGGAAGGTTTTGTGGAACACACGCTGGCATGGCAAAACAAACAAGCCAGAACCCTGGTACTGGATACCCGAGACCTTGAAATTGATAAAGTGATGTATCAGGGCAGCAACGGCAAATGGTACCCAGCGGCTTTCACCCTTGCTCAACGCGATGACGTGAAAGGCGCCAAACTGACTATCCGCTTTAAACAACAAGCAAAAAAAGCGCGCATCTACTATAACAGCTTGCCGCAGGCATCTGGTTTGCAGTGGCTGACACCAGAGCAAACCGCCAGCAAGTCCCATCCGTTTATGTACAGCCAGTCTCAGGCTATCCACGCACGCAGCTGGATCCCCGTCCAGGATACGCCGGCGATGCGCGTTACCTATTCTGCCCGTGTTAACACCCCTGAAGACGTTCGTGCGGTTATGAGTGCCGACAACAGCGGTGCGTTAATCAAAGACGGTGACTATTGGTTTGATATGCCACAAGCCATTCCGCCTTATCTGATAGCAATCGGCGCAGGTAACCTTGAATACAAAGAGATGTCACACCAAACCGCTATCTTCGCCGAGCCACAGATCCTCGATGCATCCGTCGCTGAATTTAATGATACCCAGGCCATGATCGACAAAACCAATGTCATGTATGGGGAATATGCCTGGGGACGCTATGACTTATTGATGCTTCCACCCAGCTTTCCGTTTGGTGGCATGGAAAATCCACGTTTATCCTTTATTACCCCGACCGTCGTCGCAGGTGATAAAAGCCTGGTTAACCTCATCGCCCACGAACTGGCACATTCCTGGTCAGGCAACCTGGTTACTAACGCCACCTGGGAAGACTTATGGCTAAATGAAGGTTTTACCTCTTATGTCGAAAACCGCATTATGGAAGAAGTCTTTGGTCGCGAGCGTGCTGTCATGGAGCAGGCATTGGATTCCGCCCGGTTACGCGCTGTCGTTAAAGAATTATCGGCACCTGACACCCGTCTAAACCTGCGCCTCAATGGTCGCGATCCGGACGACGCATTCAGCTCTATTCCGTACACCAAAGGGCAGCTGTTCCTTATCTATTTGGAAGAAAAGTTTGGCCGTAAAGTGTTTGATGCCTTTGTGAAAGGGTATTTTGATGCCTATGCGTTCAAATCGCTGACCACAGCCGAGTTTGTTCAATACATAGAGAAACACCTCATCAACAAACACCCTGGCATTGTCAGCATGGATAAGGTCAATGAGTGGATCCACGCGCCAGGCCTACCTGCAGATGCACCTAACCCCACTTCTGATGCGTTTGACAAAGTCGATGCTTCTACTAAAGCCTGGTTAGCGGGTAACAGTACATTAGACAGCATACCCACCGCGAGCTGGACAGTGCATGAGTGGTTGCACTTTATCAATAATCTGCCACGCGATCTGGCCGAAGATAAAATGGTCGCGCTAGACCAGGCGTTTGGGTTAACTGACTCTACCAACGCAGAATTGGCGTTTGCCTGGTTCATGTTGGCAGTTGGCAACGGCTATGAGGCCATCTATCCGGCGCTCGACAAACACCTCAGCGGTATTGGCCGTCGCAAGTTGATTGTTCGCCTGTACAAATCACTCGTTGCCAATGGTAAACGTGACTGGGCCTATCAGGTGTATCAGAAAGCCCGCCCGGGTTACCACCCATTAGCCCAGGGCACCATTGACGCTATCTTTGCGAACTAG
- the murB gene encoding UDP-N-acetylmuramate dehydrogenase, translating into MHSLQSLHTFSLPASCSSLLRITDPAQLYDHDFSTPFYILGEGSNSVFLSDYAGTVIQMANRGVAIEEQANHYVVRGAAGESWHALVMHLLAQGIGGLENLVLIPGTLGAAPIQNIGAYGVELADVLYQVRGFDIASRTMQTVDKAACELGYRDSVFKHALKDRFIITEVTLHLPKQWQPVLSYGPLKTLCHETVTPQVVAEQVMATRRSKLPDPQVLANAGSFFKNPVVDKTQAQALTQSYPDLPLYPVDAKRCKLAAGWLIEHAGLKGYQQGGVRVYDRQALVLVNDGHSEGTDLRAVISHIQQTIFNKFGIVLEHEVRLIGPQGEITIQEVHHG; encoded by the coding sequence GTGCATTCTTTGCAGTCATTACACACATTCTCGCTACCGGCGTCATGCAGCTCCTTGCTGCGTATAACGGATCCGGCGCAGCTTTACGACCACGATTTTAGTACGCCGTTTTACATTTTAGGTGAGGGCAGTAACAGTGTGTTCCTGAGCGATTATGCGGGCACAGTGATCCAAATGGCCAATCGTGGGGTGGCTATCGAAGAACAAGCCAATCATTATGTTGTGCGCGGAGCAGCCGGTGAATCCTGGCATGCACTGGTGATGCATCTGCTGGCACAAGGGATTGGCGGACTGGAGAATTTAGTCTTAATCCCGGGCACCCTGGGTGCAGCCCCGATCCAGAATATTGGCGCTTATGGTGTGGAGCTGGCCGATGTGCTGTATCAGGTACGGGGCTTTGATATTGCCAGCCGAACCATGCAAACCGTAGATAAAGCGGCTTGTGAGCTTGGCTATCGCGACTCTGTGTTTAAACATGCTCTGAAAGACCGCTTTATTATTACTGAAGTGACACTGCATTTGCCCAAGCAGTGGCAGCCTGTGCTGAGCTATGGCCCGCTAAAAACACTCTGCCACGAGACGGTGACCCCACAGGTAGTCGCGGAACAAGTGATGGCAACCCGACGCAGTAAATTGCCGGACCCTCAGGTGCTGGCAAACGCCGGGAGCTTTTTTAAAAACCCGGTGGTCGACAAAACGCAAGCTCAGGCCCTGACGCAAAGTTACCCCGACTTACCCCTTTATCCGGTAGACGCAAAGCGATGCAAACTGGCCGCTGGCTGGCTGATTGAACACGCCGGGTTAAAAGGCTATCAACAGGGGGGCGTTCGGGTTTACGATCGTCAGGCATTAGTATTGGTTAATGACGGGCATAGCGAAGGTACGGATCTCAGGGCGGTGATCAGCCATATTCAACAGACAATATTCAACAAGTTTGGCATTGTGCTGGAGCATGAAGTCAGGCTGATAGGCCCACAGGGTGAAATTACAATACAGGAAGTACACCATGGTTAA
- a CDS encoding DUF2057 domain-containing protein codes for MKKKRIFYFLLLSLLSGRAVAAQLSFPEELLPLQVGQQEIEHSFFNKVRDLTLAAGTHQVKIKYTDLYEIGYDDHEVIESKPFWVSVEVTDQGGYQVGFDRADTLKAAKQFAKQPRLWLKAPDGTRTPIKVLAHQLQVRAVPATEPMPEAVPVKPQFSDSLPVEPPVAPQAGKPDAAAMLDFWWQQASPAQRAAFLEKVQPR; via the coding sequence ATGAAGAAAAAACGCATTTTTTACTTTCTGTTACTCAGTCTGCTGAGTGGTCGAGCAGTGGCTGCGCAATTATCTTTTCCGGAAGAGTTGTTACCGCTACAGGTGGGGCAACAGGAGATTGAGCATTCCTTTTTTAATAAAGTACGGGATCTGACGCTCGCCGCGGGCACGCACCAGGTGAAAATCAAGTATACGGACTTGTACGAGATTGGGTATGACGATCATGAAGTGATTGAATCAAAGCCATTTTGGGTGAGTGTTGAGGTTACGGATCAGGGCGGTTATCAGGTTGGGTTTGATCGGGCCGACACACTAAAAGCGGCTAAGCAATTTGCAAAGCAGCCCAGACTCTGGCTGAAGGCCCCTGATGGCACACGCACACCGATAAAGGTGCTTGCACATCAACTGCAGGTGCGGGCCGTACCAGCCACCGAACCTATGCCAGAGGCGGTACCAGTGAAGCCGCAATTTTCAGACTCTTTGCCGGTAGAGCCGCCTGTGGCACCTCAGGCTGGAAAGCCTGATGCCGCAGCAATGCTGGACTTTTGGTGGCAACAAGCCAGCCCGGCGCAGCGTGCGGCGTTTTTAGAAAAAGTGCAGCCCCGATGA